The DNA region TTTGTCGGTTCGGGCGCGGCCATCCAGCAGGCCGGGCCGGGGATCCTGCTGGCCTACAGTGCCGCTGGAATCGTGGTCATCCTGGTGATGAGGATGCTGGGTGAAATGGCTGCGGCCAACCCCGAAACCGGCTCCTTCTCCACCTACGCGGACAAGGCGCTGGGCCGGTGGGCCGGATTCAGCATCGGCTGGCTCTATGCCTGGTTCTGGATCATTGTCCTGGGGATCGAGGCGACGGCGGGCGCGGCCATCATGCACCGCTGGGTGCCGGGGATCGATCAGTGGGTCTGGGCGCTCATCCTCATGGTGCTGCTGACCCTGACAAACCTGGGCTCGGTAAAGTCCTTCGGTGAGTTCGAGTTCTGGTTCGCGTCCATCAAGGTCACTGCGATTGTACTGTTCCTGCTGTTCGGCGCCGCTGCCATCCTGGGGCTCGTCCCCGGTGTCCCGGCCCCCGGCCTGAGCAACCTGGTGGAGAACGGCGGGTTCCTGCCCAACGGTCCGGGTGCTGTCCTGGCCGGCATCCTGGTTGTGGTCTTCTCGTTCTTCGGCGCCGAAATCGCCACGGTTGCCGCCGGTGAATCGGAGAACCCTGTGGACGCGGTCAAGAAAGCCGTGAAGTCCACTGTGTGGCGCATCCTGGTGTTCTACATCGGCTCCATCGCCATTGTTGTGACCCTGCTGCCCTGGAACTCAGCCACCGTGGCCAAGAGCCCCTATGTTGCCGTTATCGAACTGTTCGGTATCCCCGGGGCCGGCACCATCATGGACGTCGTGGTCCTCACATCCGTCCTGTCCTGCCTGAACTCCGGGCTTTACACGGCCAGCCGCATGCTCTTTTCCCTCTCGAAGCGCGGGGATGCCCCCAAGTCCTGGACCAGGATCTCGCGCCGGGGAGTTCCGGCCAGCGCAGTGCTGGCGTCCACCGTCGTGGGCTTCGTAACGGTGGGCTTGAACTACATCGCGCCGGACACTGTGTTCCTCTTCCTTGTCAACACCTCCGGCGCCATCGCCCTGTTCGTCTGGCTGGTCATTTCCACGTCCCAGCTCATCTTGCGCAGACGCATGGGGGCAGCCGCCAAGGACCTGGAGCTCAAAATGTGGCTTTTCCCATACCTGACCTGGGCATCGATTGCCAGCATCGTGGCCCTGCTCATCGGCATGGTCATCCTTGAATCCACCCGTGAATCCCTGCTGTTGTCGTTGGCCTTGGCCGGGGTTGTGGTGGGTATCGGCGTGTGGCGCTACCGGAAGGGTGATGCTGCCGCTGATGCCCCTGACGGCGGCGCCGCCGAAGGTGAGAGTGTTGCCGTAGGTGCCAGCCCGGCGTCGTAAGTCCGGCGTCGCTGTCTGGGTCAGTCAGGCCGCGAGGCCCAGCACGAGGTTGATGGTGGCTGCCAGGATGACCGTGCCGAAGACGTAGGACAGCAGGCTGTGCTTCAGGGCTTCGCGGCGGATCCGCGGATTCTCCAGGTTGGTGTCCGACACCTGGTACGTCATGCCGATGCTCGTGGCAAGGTAGGCGAAGTCCGTGTACTGGGGCGGCTCGTCCTGGTTGAAGTTGACGCCACCGTCCACCTCCCCGCCGTAGTAGTGCTCGGCGTACCGGAGCGTGAACAGGGTCTGCACCAGCATCCAGGAAAGCGCCACACTCGCCAGCACTAGGGCGGCACCGCCCAACCTGGTGCCGCCGCCGCCCCGATGTGAATCCACAACCACGACGGCTACCGCTGCGAGCGAGGCGACGTTCGCCACGAGGATGAGCAGGTCGGTGGTGGCCCGGGAAGGGTCCTCCGTGGTGGCGTGGGACTTGGTTCCGTGCGGATCCAAGCGGCCGATCACCACCCAGACCCATACCACGTAGACCAAGGCGGCGGTGGCCCAGCCCGCGGCCGGGGCCTGCATCCATCGTCCTGTGGCGCCCGTTCCTGCGGCTGCCGCGAGCCCCGCGACGACCATGGCCAGGAACCGGAGCCGGCTGCGGCGGATCCGCGGCGCTACGGACTCAACCACTGTTCCGCGATTCCGCTGTCCCCCGGGCCTGCCTGATTCCGTCACGGACGCCGGCGCGGATCACGAAATACAGGGCATAAAGCACCCCTGCCGTGGATATGAGGCCAAGGACCAGGGCATTCAATGGGGAAGCATCCATGGTGTGTACTCTAACGGCGGGGCGGCGCCGCGGTTGTCCACATAGGCGCACCTGCGCTTTCCCGGCGGCCGCATGGCGCTTAGCCTTGAGTCAAGCGCGAATCGCCTAACCGGTCCAAATGCACTAAGATATTGAAGTCTGTGCTGCGCCCTGCCTCCGTTCCGGGAGCAGGGTGTTGCTCGGCACCGCAAATGAACCTCCTGTTACGGAAATGCCGTAACCGCTTAGCCCAAAGGAGGTGGGTTCACATATGCGTCCTTACGAATTGATGGTAATCATCGACCCCGAGGTCGAAGAGCGTACCGTTGAGCCGTCGCTTCAGAAGTTCCTGAATGTCATCACCAACGATGGTGGAACCATCGAAAAGGTTGACATCTGGGGCCGTCGCCGACTGGCCTACGACATCAAGAAGAAGTCCGAAGGTATCTACGCCGTGGTGAACTTCACCGCCAAGCCGGACACCGCCAAGGAACTTGACCGCCAGCTGAGTCTCAATGAGACCATCATGCGCACCAAGATCACCCGCCCCGAAGAGCAGAAGGTCGTTGCTGAGTAATTTCAGCCCCGATTTTCATTCTTCACCCCGCAGGAAACGAACTCTCTTCAACCAGGATCGAACAAGGAGGCAGTAGATGGCAGGCGAAACCACCATTACGGTCATCGGTAATCTCACCAATGACCCGGAATTGCGGTTCACACCGTCAGGTTCGGCAGTAGCGAACTTCACCATTGCTTCCACCCCGCGCACCTTTGATCGCCAGTCCAATGAGTGGAAGGACGGGGAAACCCTGTTCCTCCGCGCGTCGGTATGGCGCGAAGCGGCCGAGAACGTCGCCGAGTCCCTCACCAAAGGCATGCGCGTGATTGTCTCCGGCCGTTTGAAGAGCCGTTCCTACGAAACAAAAGAAGGCGAAAAGCGCACCGTTATCGAGCTCGAAGTCGATGAGATCGGCCCGAGCCTGCGCTACGCCAACGCCAAGGTCAACCGCACCCAGCGCTCCGGCGCCCAGGGTGGCCAGGGTGGCTTCGGCGGCGGCAACAGCGGCGGCGGCTTCGGAGGCGGCGGTGCTGGTGCAAACCAGGGCGGCAACTCCGGTGGAAACTGGGGCGCCAACCAGCCCGCAGCGCAGGAAGACCCTTGGGCAACGCCCGGGGTCAGCAATGCAGGCGGCTGGGGCAATGGCCCGGATTCCGAACCTCCCTTCTAACCACTAAATTAAGGCCCGACGCCGGGACCGCCTCACGTGCCGCAAGGCACCGCAGGCGACTGCCGCCGTCGGACCACCACCATCCCGTGGATCAATATCCACGGGCTCCATAGAATAGGAGCTCCACGATGGCTAAGGCTGAACTCCGTAAGCCCAAACCAAAGTCCAACCCCTTGAAGGCCGCTGACATCACTGTCATCGACTACAAGGACGTAGCATTGCTGCGCAAGTTCATCTCCGACCGCGGAAAGATCCGCGCCCGTCGCGTCACAGGCGTCACGGTGCAGGAACAGCGCAAAATCGCACAGGCAATCAAGAACGCCCGCGAAGTTGCTCTGCTGCCTTACTCCGGCGCTGGCCGCGGCTAAGGAAGGGATTAACTAACATGGCAAAGCTCATTCTGACCCACGAAGTAACCGGTCTCGGTGCTGCTGGCGACGTTGTCGAGGTCAAGGACGGTTACGCACGTAACTACCTGCTGCCCCGCAACTTCGCCCTGTCCTGGTCGAAGGGTGGCGAGAAGCAGGTTGAGTCCATCAAGGCTGCCCGCGCCGCCCGCGAGCACGCTTCCCTGGAAGACGCTCAGAAGCAGGCTGCTGCACTCTCCGCCAAGCCGGTCAAGCTCGTTGTCAAGGCTGGCGAGACCGGACGCCTGTTCGGCACCGTCAAGCAGGGCGACGTAGCCGACGCTGTTGAGGCCGCTGGCCTTGGCCGCATCGACAAGCGCAAGGTTGAACTGCCGGCACACATCAAGTCGGTCGGTTCCTACCAGGCCAACGTCCGTCTGCACGACGATGTTGCTGCTGTGATCGAACTCGACGTAGTCGCAGGCAAGTAGTCTTTACGGCTACGCAGTCCTGACTGCACGAAAACCCCCGTTGCCGTAACCGGCGGCGGGGGTTTTCTTGTGTGCGCAAGTCAGGGGCTGTGGAGCTCCGTGGTGATGTGCCGGTAGCCAGCGCGGATCAGGTCGGTGAGTACCGCTTCGTCCACGTCCTCAAGCGTGTTCACGTAAAGGCAGCCGGCTCCGGTCCTATGCTTCCCCAGCCTGGCCAGCAGCTCCGCGGCCCCGGGCCCGTAGGTCAGCCCGTACAGCGAAAGGCTCGCCTTCCGGGGTGAGAAGCCCACCGCCGCAGCATCTCCCTCCCGGCCGGTCTCGTACTTGTAGTGGTACCGTCCGAAGCCCACGATGGTTGGTCCCCACATTTCCGGTTTTTCGCCGGTAATCCCCGACATCAGTTCCAGGAGCCGCAGGCCATCACGTCGCCTGACCGGATGTTCCACGCCTGCCAGGAACTCGGCCACCGACGCACCGGTTGCCTGGGTCTTGTTTTCAGCCATGCTGGAAGTCTGGCAGAGCGCACCTGACTTGTCAGCCACGCGGGCAAGCGGTGATAGCCTGCAGCGGTGAGCCAGAATCCAGCCCCCACCAGCCGCCGTCGTTCCTTCGCCCAGGTGGACGTGTTCACCGCCGAACCGTACCGCGGAAACCCGCTCGCGGTGGTCGTTGATGCCGAAGGACTGACCACGGGGCAGATGCAGCAGTTCGCCAACTGGACGAACCTTTCGGAGACCACCTTCCTGTTGCCGCCCACCCATCCTGACGCCGACTACGCAGTGCGGATCTTCACGGCGCGGGAGGAGTACCCCTTCGCCGGGCACCCCACCCTGGGGTCCGCGCACGCCTGGCTGGAGGCCGGAGGGGTGCCCAAACAGGATGGCGTGCTGGTCCAGGAATGCGGTGCTGGGCTGGTCCGTGTGAAGCGCGACGGCGGCCGGCTGGCGTTCGCTGCGCCGCCCCTCACGCGCTCCGGACCGGTGGACGAAGCAGACCTGGCCGGAATCGCCGCCGGCCTGCGCCTGCCCCGCCCAGCGCTTCTGGACGCCTCCTGGCTGGTCAACGGGCCCCACTGGATCGGGGTCCTGCTTGAATCGGCGGAGGACGTGCTGGCCATCACGCCCGACTACGCGGCGATGGATGGGCTGAGCGTCGGGGTTATCGGCCCCCACAGCGGCCCTGGCAGCGCGGATTTTGAAGTACGGACGTTCATCCCGGGCGACGCTGCCGCGGAAGACCCGGTGACGGGAAGCTTCAACGCCGGCGCCGCGCAATGGCTGATCGGCAGCGGCCGCGCGCCGGCGTCGTACACCGCAGCCCAAGGCACGGTCCTGGGACGTGCCGGCAGGGTCCGTGTGGACGCGGTAGGCGACGATATCTGGGTGGGCGGAAGCTCAACTACCTGCATCAACGGGTCCGTCGTGATCTGAGGCCAGCGCTTGTGCCCTTGGAATAAACGCGTAACGCCTCTGGTTAGCAAGATACATGCAAACACATGTACCGCAGATTTTTACCGACCTTCAGGAGCACACCGTGGAAACCCGCCGCATTACCGTTCTTTCAGCCGGCCTGGGCGTGCCGTCATCGAGCAGGCTGCTTGCCGGCCAGCTCGCGGCGTCCGCGGAACGCCAGCTCGCTGCGGCTGGCTATGAGGTGGCAGTGGAGGTCATTGAGCTCCGAGACCTCGCAGTGGACATCGCGAACAACTTTGTCACCGGCTACGCGGGCCCGCGCCTGGCGGAAGTCATTGCGGACGTGGAATCATCCGACGGCATCATCGCCGTCAGCCCGGTGTTCAGCGCGTCCTACAGCGGCCTGTTCAAGTCCTTCATCGATGTCCTGGACCCCAAGTCGCTGGACGGGAAGGCAGTCCTCCTCGGCGCGACAGGCGGCACGGACCGCCACCAGATGGTGCTGGAGTACGCCATGCGGCCGCTGTTCAGCTACCTGCGGACCCGGATGGCCGCTACCGGCGTCTTTGCCGGCCCTCAGGACTGGGGAAACGCGGACGACGG from Arthrobacter pascens includes:
- a CDS encoding amino acid permease, which encodes MHADQQLSKSLKPRHLSMIAIAGVIGAGLFVGSGAAIQQAGPGILLAYSAAGIVVILVMRMLGEMAAANPETGSFSTYADKALGRWAGFSIGWLYAWFWIIVLGIEATAGAAIMHRWVPGIDQWVWALILMVLLTLTNLGSVKSFGEFEFWFASIKVTAIVLFLLFGAAAILGLVPGVPAPGLSNLVENGGFLPNGPGAVLAGILVVVFSFFGAEIATVAAGESENPVDAVKKAVKSTVWRILVFYIGSIAIVVTLLPWNSATVAKSPYVAVIELFGIPGAGTIMDVVVLTSVLSCLNSGLYTASRMLFSLSKRGDAPKSWTRISRRGVPASAVLASTVVGFVTVGLNYIAPDTVFLFLVNTSGAIALFVWLVISTSQLILRRRMGAAAKDLELKMWLFPYLTWASIASIVALLIGMVILESTRESLLLSLALAGVVVGIGVWRYRKGDAAADAPDGGAAEGESVAVGASPAS
- a CDS encoding DUF1345 domain-containing protein, translated to MVVAGLAAAAGTGATGRWMQAPAAGWATAALVYVVWVWVVIGRLDPHGTKSHATTEDPSRATTDLLILVANVASLAAVAVVVVDSHRGGGGTRLGGAALVLASVALSWMLVQTLFTLRYAEHYYGGEVDGGVNFNQDEPPQYTDFAYLATSIGMTYQVSDTNLENPRIRREALKHSLLSYVFGTVILAATINLVLGLAA
- the rpsF gene encoding 30S ribosomal protein S6, producing MRPYELMVIIDPEVEERTVEPSLQKFLNVITNDGGTIEKVDIWGRRRLAYDIKKKSEGIYAVVNFTAKPDTAKELDRQLSLNETIMRTKITRPEEQKVVAE
- a CDS encoding single-stranded DNA-binding protein, with product MAGETTITVIGNLTNDPELRFTPSGSAVANFTIASTPRTFDRQSNEWKDGETLFLRASVWREAAENVAESLTKGMRVIVSGRLKSRSYETKEGEKRTVIELEVDEIGPSLRYANAKVNRTQRSGAQGGQGGFGGGNSGGGFGGGGAGANQGGNSGGNWGANQPAAQEDPWATPGVSNAGGWGNGPDSEPPF
- the rpsR gene encoding 30S ribosomal protein S18, producing the protein MAKAELRKPKPKSNPLKAADITVIDYKDVALLRKFISDRGKIRARRVTGVTVQEQRKIAQAIKNAREVALLPYSGAGRG
- the rplI gene encoding 50S ribosomal protein L9 produces the protein MAKLILTHEVTGLGAAGDVVEVKDGYARNYLLPRNFALSWSKGGEKQVESIKAARAAREHASLEDAQKQAAALSAKPVKLVVKAGETGRLFGTVKQGDVADAVEAAGLGRIDKRKVELPAHIKSVGSYQANVRLHDDVAAVIELDVVAGK
- a CDS encoding DUF1801 domain-containing protein, producing the protein MAENKTQATGASVAEFLAGVEHPVRRRDGLRLLELMSGITGEKPEMWGPTIVGFGRYHYKYETGREGDAAAVGFSPRKASLSLYGLTYGPGAAELLARLGKHRTGAGCLYVNTLEDVDEAVLTDLIRAGYRHITTELHSP
- a CDS encoding PhzF family phenazine biosynthesis protein is translated as MSQNPAPTSRRRSFAQVDVFTAEPYRGNPLAVVVDAEGLTTGQMQQFANWTNLSETTFLLPPTHPDADYAVRIFTAREEYPFAGHPTLGSAHAWLEAGGVPKQDGVLVQECGAGLVRVKRDGGRLAFAAPPLTRSGPVDEADLAGIAAGLRLPRPALLDASWLVNGPHWIGVLLESAEDVLAITPDYAAMDGLSVGVIGPHSGPGSADFEVRTFIPGDAAAEDPVTGSFNAGAAQWLIGSGRAPASYTAAQGTVLGRAGRVRVDAVGDDIWVGGSSTTCINGSVVI
- a CDS encoding FMN reductase, with amino-acid sequence METRRITVLSAGLGVPSSSRLLAGQLAASAERQLAAAGYEVAVEVIELRDLAVDIANNFVTGYAGPRLAEVIADVESSDGIIAVSPVFSASYSGLFKSFIDVLDPKSLDGKAVLLGATGGTDRHQMVLEYAMRPLFSYLRTRMAATGVFAGPQDWGNADDGGSPLSERINRAAGEFAGLLAGEQPGRPPAAMESLPFEQLLAGISGRR